In the genome of Pelodiscus sinensis isolate JC-2024 chromosome 3, ASM4963464v1, whole genome shotgun sequence, one region contains:
- the FAM162B gene encoding protein FAM162B, with the protein MLAAAGSRVCRCRLLLRAPLLQASAASSSSAHNRSPVPIGEAEKRYKVPGSYKPSKFDKKILMWTGRFKTEEEIPSRIPPEMLDIARNKARVKTCYIMIGLTIIACFAVIASARRAEHHQSLTSWNLAKKAKWREEAAISAESKTK; encoded by the exons ATGCTGGCGGCAGCGGGGAGCCGCGTGTGCCGGTGCCGCCTCCTGCTGCGCgcccctctgctccaggcctcGGCAGCTTCCTCCAGCAGCGCCCACAACCGCAGCCCGGTGCCCATCGGCGAGG CTGAGAAGAGGTACAAAGTACCTGGCAGTTACAAACCTTCCAAATTCGACAAAAAAATCCTCATGTGGACAGGACGCTTCAAGACTGAAGAAGAGATTCCCTCAAGGATCCC GCCAGAAATGCTGGACATTGCAAGAAATAAAGCTCGAGTAAAAACCTGTTACATAATGATAGGACTCACAATTATTGCCTGCTTTGCTGTTATTGCATCAGCTAGAAGG GCTGAACACCACCAGTCTTTAACAAGCTGGAACCTAGCAAAGAAAGCAAAGTGGCGTGAAGAAGCAGCAATATCAGCAGAGTCTAAGACTAAATAA